The genomic segment cgcgaagacagaaaaaaattGATTAGCGAGAGAAATTAACACAGGAACGACGTCGAAAACGtagcagaaaggaaaaagaaaaattAACGCATTCGCAAGATAGCATGCGTTCGACCCAGTGTAACGGAAATTGCACCCTTGAACAGTCCAAATGAACGAGACACAGTGAACCAAACACTTTGAGAACGTAATGCTAGTTCACTATCTCTAGATACACGCAGGAATCTACGCGTATACGTACAAACGCATACATCCACACTTGCATAAATGGACATCTCTCCTACGAAACCCGGACTGCCTCTTCCGCCCCTCGCACTCGTTGGACGCTGAACTCATGCGGCGTTTTCGGCTTGTGCCGCCTATCTCATCTGTTGTTTCGTTGCGTATCCCGAACCCCCCATAGAGAGAGACTGTTCGTAAAGGCCGTCTGAGAAAACTGTCCTCGATCTCTCTGCTACGGCTTCACTTGTCGCTTCTGTTCCCTCTCCCTTCAGGTGAATACGCACATTTACATCCGCCAGACCGACACATCAGAAAAGAGCACACTCTTTTAGTAACATGTACACACTCACATGTGTAAGATTGTGTTTACACAGCTGCGACGCGGAATGTTCAACGCAAGACGAACGCCTATATTTCTCTGTTTAACCACAAAATTTCGACACAGTCGTGTCTCGTCGTTGCTCCGTCATCAGTTACGTGAACACAAGTACACACACGAACGCATATACCGTTGCATTTGTGTACCCCATCCTCTTTCCTAGAAACACCCCCCTGCGCACACAAAACAGAGACTAGACAcaaacgaaaaggaaacgaaaaagaccACCCGACGTCGCCACAACCTTCTGCAAACCATCTTCAGTAGCCAGCAGCGAAATAAAAATGACACAGAAACACGGCACCGCGTTCctgttcctcgtcttttgCGTAGTGCCACTCTTCCACCAGACAGCGGTAACTGCGGTCGAACACATCATTCCTTGACAAGCACACACTTGCCACGATCCGTAGACTCTTACGAGGTAAAAAATCGACTTCGGTCGCAGCAATTGACTAGCTTCTCTTCCGTGTTTCTCCTCCTAcgtgttctgtctctcaatTACTGGCGACTGCCTGAGGCGCAGCAGCATTTTTCGCTGCCAGTGACTTTTGTGTCGcagcctctttctctcaaCCCCAACCTCTTCAGAGTCGACATTTCCTGCCTGTCCAcattcttttcctcctctaTCTTGCCTTTCAGTCCACTCGGTTGTCGACGTCTCAGACTCAGTCAGCAACCTCTTATGTGCACGATAACACCACCACTCTGCGGATAtatccctctctctctgcagcctcgTTCTCATCTCCTTTCAGTTTCATCTCTATTTAGTAAGGTGTCGACCGATTAGCCATGCGGTTGCCTCGTTCTGCACCACCAGACGCCGGAGAGCCTCCGTAGCCGCCCTCTTCGGAGCCGACACCATACGCAGGCGCTCCTGCAGCTCCGCCGTAGCCGCCATAGCCTCCCATGGCGCTGTACGCAGCCATttctgaaaaagaaagaagtgCACATTTTCCACACAGGAGGAGTTACAAcgggaaagaagaacgagggaTGACACACCGGCGGAGTAAGACGATACAATGGACCAGACGACAGACACctgaggaaagaaggggTCACACAACCcaaaaaacaagagagcgacgagagagggaCGAGGAAACCGATGTGCCaggcgaggagggagaacagaaatccGACACGAGGAACAACGGAAATACATGTCAAATGAAACGCAAAAAACCAATTCCCTTCCGATCCTCAACACTGTCGACTTACGAGCGTAGTACGCAGCGTAGTACGGGTTGTAGTTCGCGTAGCCACCGTAACCACCAGCTCCGTACATGCCACCAGGACCCCCCATACCATACCCTGAAGTTAAGATGCACAGAAAACCAAACATGGATGTGAATCGGAAAATGAAAGTCTACACGGCCCCAACAAAAACGCAGActaaaaaaaacgagagcgCACGCCTTCAATAAACACCATCACGCACATCAATTCCCTGCATACTATCTACACCTCTGTGTTTCTACCCAGTGTTCACACATGCACTTTCACGGCTCTGCTTCGAATTTACCATCCCAACAATTCTGTGCATTAGCCGCCCCTTCTTCCGATGTAAACTGAGAGAGATTCACCTCCACAGACGACACCCCGATGAGCATTCCTCCGAAATTCCCTTACAGCAGACGCACGTACACAGAGGCACTCTGAGATTCCCGTACATCGCCACCAGTAACGACCTTGGGtcttccccccccccctttTAGCACCGAATAATATGATAGAAAAAACATCCGGGTACAATTTGAAGTGGTGTGAGAAACATACAGACGAAACGCATCTTTACCTGCCCCAGGGTCTGCTGCACCAGGAGGGCCATAGTTGCCGTAGTCACGACCTCGGCCTCCTCCATAgcctccgtctctgcctccatAGCCGCCTCGACCGCCATAGCCGCCAGGGCCCCAGTTGCCACCCCAGCCTGAGCCGCGATCGCGATTCGACTGACGAGGCTGTGCACGTTTCGCTTCGCACtgaagacaggcgaagaTACAGGGTTTACGGTTTATGAGACTACACGAACAAAGCATGTTGCAGGACCACTAAAGGCAGATAAATGCAGATATACAGCAATGCTGAGAGCTAggtcttctgcatgcgacccACCACCCGAACCCACGCACACTGCTGTAGATCCGTCGTCTTCTACACCTGAAGACTCACTCCTTCAACCAGCAGCTCTATGTACcaacctatatatatactctTACGTGTATTTTTGCACGCGCATCTACGAAAACTCTACAGATTGCTTATCGCTAGTGTCAAGCTGCGTGGCAGGGCTGTAAGAGAGATACAGAATCTGCCTAATCAGCACACACAACAGCTACTTACATGAACACCGAGTTTCTTGTGGGAACCAATGGCCTTCTCAGCATCGTCGGGGTTTCTGAAGATGACAAAACCGAAGCCTGAtaaaaagaggagacacacagatgcGAGATCTTACAATGCTCTGCGCGGACGCCTACATAGGGAGACGACCTACAGGGATAAGTCAACGCTTTTCATGAACGCTACAGCGGCCACGTCTGTGTTCTCTACACACGTAATCTcaaaacaaagacacactGACATGAACCTATGAATCCATTTCCACCTTGTACTGAATATACACAAACGTATGCGTTGGTAAGGTGTCCACGCATACATGTATAGGCGTACAACATGCAGACAGGAATGCGAGTCTGTCACATCGAGCGCGCCGGTCCTTGACCTTTGAGCTCTTTCCAAGGCCATGCAGATACAAAAGGGCACGCATCTCTAAAcatgagagacagagcgccACACAAACTTAGTCCAGTCAGCTCTGGGCACAGTAGATCAGACGAGTGCATACGTATACTGGTATCGAGCGTATGTTTGAAAACCAACATTTGTACACAAGCTGTACGGATATCATGGTTTTCACTTTGGTAGTCTCTTTCCTACTGTACAAATGTGAACAGATGCCACAAATTCTGTCTTACCACGGGGGCGGTTGTTCTGTCGATCAACCATCACATTGGCTGACTGGATCTCGCCATAGTGACGGAAATACGCGCGCAGAGattctgaaaaaacaaacatcACAACCTCAAGACCTTCGCCTGACAGCGTTCATTATTCGTACGTTTCACCAGCATGCACTACATCCACAAGAACGCATGGATACGCACATGTGCCTGTACACAATGCGACACCCATCACTTACTTCCCCATCACGTCGGATTTTTGTGATCGAGCACAGAAAGCCGCTTCCATAGATACGCTTTGACGCGTAAACCGATTCACAGAGCTAGCAACTGCAATGTGCAGACACGTGTATCGGACCCGCTACGTCGCTCCGATATACTTTGTATTACTCTGTTCCGTGCCTCCACCAGGGCTGCACACATTTCAAACCGTCACGTTCGTACATACACCCACATATCTCCGAAAAAGACTACACTCGATGTTCGGCCTTCTTACCGTCGTTCACATCGTCGCTGATGCCACCAACGAAGAGCCGGCCAGCGTCACGATCTGCGCCAGGGCCGCCGTGGTCTCGTGCCTCTTCACGCGGGATGGCTCTGCGAACCTCGACCTGACAGACAACACAACAGACGAACCTGCGCCCATGACAACGAGAAAGAATACCCCAAGGGGGAGAAAAGTGAACAAAACGGACGATCGatgaaagaaacagaagaaaacaggccACACACGCGCCGTCAAATTCGACAACTCGAGCACAGCCTCCACTCGGCCACGACGCACGAAGGGAGAACGAGGCGGCTTGGCGCATGTCTTTCAGCgagtccttcctcttttctcgagaaGGGGAGAATTCGGGGCGGTCAATATCGAAAACCTTGAAAGAGCAGCCTATGTCTCTGACGATAAACTCGCGGCGTCGACatcctttttcctttcaaATTCGTCTTGAGTGACAGACGACTAACAGAAGTGCGATGTCGAAGGATTATTCTTCTTATGCTTCTAGAATGCCCTCGgttttgcatgcgcaggccACAGTCTCAGccccgcccccccccccccgccccCAAACCATCGTCTCTATTCAGGCCACTTTAgtcggaggaagacgcgatCGCTCCGGGAGGAAAGAACGGGGAAGATGCGCCCGAGACGACGTGCAGAGCCAAGAGGAGACTCAGGCGACATGCCaaagcgacgcatgcagttctgcGGCGCTGCGCTTCGACTTTCTGGCGTCGAGCGAGaccgaagaagcgaagaaactggACACTATAGTCGTCGACGAGCGTGTGGTCACAACATTTGCACGAGGGCACAAAAGCAGGAAAGGAAGACAACGGGAGACAGCCGCGGGCACCCACCGAAGCAGGATTTCGACAGCGAGtacgtgcatgcactgagcgcggaaaaagaagcgCGTGACTCTGGTTTGGCGCTTCTGCCACGCGTTGGGAGGCTGAAACGTCTTCTCAGCACATATACAGGCAAAccgctgctctcctctctggtGCGCAGATGCGAAACTGAAGCATGTCTGAGATGCAGAGCAGACTAGATGTCGCTGGCGGACGCGCTGTgtgccgcttctctctgagcAAACGACGGTTCCGGCGTGCAGAGAGCGAAATGCAGCTTTCTCTCAccactctctcttctctccgacctcctccctttctcagACGCGGATGAGCAAAGCACAGGGGATGGG from the Toxoplasma gondii ME49 chromosome IX, whole genome shotgun sequence genome contains:
- a CDS encoding RNA recognition motif-containing protein (encoded by transcript TGME49_264610); its protein translation is MAFDSHNNGAVGMPEDDSGIPLPFVEDEVAQAQPNSGEVMQMLQGQNHQSLEQGAAAPADGANAGDVAHAFGENADSREGARNEEENSGSPPPSSDADDPSSAAGADGQRSPPQEPDKELQMRKLFVGGLSRSTTTDSLRTYFQQYGDVADSEVLFDKFTGRSRGFGFITFTTPDPVARVADMRHTVDGTQVEVRRAIPREEARDHGGPGADRDAGRLFVGGISDDVNDESLRAYFRHYGEIQSANVMVDRQNNRPRGFGFVIFRNPDDAEKAIGSHKKLGVHCEAKRAQPRQSNRDRGSGWGGNWGPGGYGGRGGYGGRDGGYGGGRGRDYGNYGPPGAADPGAGYGMGGPGGMYGAGGYGGYANYNPYYAAYYAQMAAYSAMGGYGGYGGAAGAPAYGVGSEEGGYGGSPASGGAERGNRMANRSTPY